One stretch of Euphorbia lathyris chromosome 7, ddEupLath1.1, whole genome shotgun sequence DNA includes these proteins:
- the LOC136235059 gene encoding L-arabinokinase-like isoform X1 produces the protein MVVLVFAMVCGVYICSTCLKQISTTSMIKIEDIQVIERPISVNQPDKHNVSSSGKIGYGTVSEALAYKLPFVFVQRDYFNEEPFLRNMLEYYQSGVEMIRRDLLTGHWQPYLECAISLKTCYEGGINGGEVYHFFLA, from the exons ATGGTAGTGTTAGTCTTTGCAATGGTTTGTGGTGTTTATATCTGCTCAACCTGTTTAAAGCAGATAAGCACTACTAGTATGATCAAAATTGAAGATATTCAAGTCATTGAGAGACCCATTTCTGTTAATCAACCAGATAAGCATAATGTTTCTAGTTCAG GAAAAATTGGATATGGTACTGTTAGTGAGGCCTTGGCATACAAGTTACCATTTGTCTTTGTTCAAAGAGATTATTTCAATGAAGAACCTTTTCTAAGAAATATGCTTGAG TATTATCAGAGTGGTGTCGAGATGATTAGAAGAGATTTACTCACTGGACATTGGCAACCTTACCTTGAATGTGCAATTAGTTTGAAAACATGCTATGAGGGAGGCATTAACGGTGGTGAGGTATATCATTTCTTTTTGGCTTGA
- the LOC136235059 gene encoding conserved oligomeric Golgi complex subunit 2-like isoform X2, whose translation MVGNVPLGSDHPIRVQTMTTSDTKDVAGTVEEVEKLIKELPSVPTDWSNGDLSSNMKNAMSNDTSLQSIENGSNIRETQSMLLERIAIH comes from the exons ATGGTGGGAAATGTACCTCTTGGTAGTGATCATCCTATCAGGGTCCAAACTATGACAACAAGTGATACTAAAGATGTTGCTGGAACAGTTGAAGAG GTTGAAAAACTTATAAAAGAATTACCAAGTGTTCCTACTGACTGGTCAAATGGAGATTTAAGTTCAAATATGAAGAATGCTATGAGCAATGACACTTCCTTACAATCCATTGAGAATGGATCAAATATCAGGGAGACTCAAAGCATGCTTTTAGAGAGAATTGCCATACACTAA